The segment TCATCCGTGACGCCACGACCGGCGCGTTCGCGACCAGCGCCGCGGTGAACGCCCACGCCAACGCCTACTCCGTCAGCAACCTGGTCCCTGGCACCTACCGCGCCGAGTTCTCCCGCGACGCGGGCTACGACGTCGCGGAGGCGCAGTTCTACAACGGCAAGGCGGAGCACCTGGGTGTGGGCGCCTCACAGACGTTCACTCTCGCTGCCGCCGCGACCCAGGCGGGGGTGAGCGCGGTCCTGGTCGAGGGTGGCCGACTCACCGGTCGCGTGCGGGACACCTCGTCCAACCCCGTCGCCGGCTGCGTCGTGACGGCCTACTCGGGTGACGGGACCCGGGTCGGACGCGACTCCCGTCCCTCCGCGGCCGACGGCTCGTACGTCGTCCCCGGGCTGACCACCGGCAGCTACCTGCTCCGGGTCGTCGGCGGCGGGTGCGGGCCCGCGACGGCCTACTACGACGGCGCGGGCACCGTCTCACCGTCGGCCGGGAGCGCCGTGGCCGTGTCGGCGACCCGCGCGACCAGCACGGCCGTCCCGCAGGACCTCGTCATCGGTCCGCCAGACGCGCCCCCGATGGTCAACAACAGCCTGCCGACGGTCAGCGACACCACCCCCGAGGTGGGGCAGACCCTCACTGCCACCACGGGCACCTGGACGCCGGCCGACGGCACCTACGCCTACCAGTGGCTCGCCGGCGGCAGCCCCGTCGCCGGGGCGACGACCAGCAGTTACGCGGTGGTCGCCGGTGACATCGGCAAGACGCTCGCGGTGCGGGTGACGGCGAGCAGGGCCGGGTTCACCAGCGTGAGCGCCACGTCCGCGGCCACCGCGGCCGTCCCGGCTCCGCCCAGGATGACCAACACCGCGGTCCCGACGATCAGCGACACCACCCCGGCCGTGGCCCAGTCGCTGACCGCGACGCCCGGCACGTGGACGCCGTCCGACGGCACGTACGCCTACCAGTGGCTCGCCGACGGCGCGCCCGTCGCGGGCGCAACGACAGCGGCGTACACGGTGGTCGCAGCCGACCAGGGCAAGGTGCTGTCGGTCCGGGTGACGGCCTCGAAGGCCGGCTTCGTCACCGACAGCGCGACGTCGGCAGCCACGTCGGCTGTCGCCCCGCAGCCCCAGGTGGCCAACACGGCGCTGCCCACCATCAGCGACACGACCCCGGAGGTCGGCCAGGTGCTGACAGCCGGTGACGGCACCTGGACGCCGAGCGGTGTCACGCTCGCCTACCAGTGGCGCTCGGACGGAACGGACATCGGCGGCGCCGTCTCCAAGACCTTCCAGGTCCCGGCCGGACAGCTCGGCAAGAAGCTGTCCGTGCGGGTCACCGCGGCCCGGGCGGAGCACCTCCCGGACTCGGCGACCTCGGTCGAGACCACCGCGGTCGTGGAGACCACGACCGTCTACAACACCGTCGCCCCGTCGATCAGCGACACCACGCCGACCGTGGGCGAGGCGCTGACGGCGACGAGCGGCACGTGGACGCCGTCCGACTCCACTTTTGCCTACCAGTGGCTCGCCGACGGATCGGCGATCGCGGGGGCGACGACCAGCGGCTACACGCCGGTCGCCGGTGACGTGGGGAAGAAGCTGTCGGTGCGGGTGACCGCGTCGAAGACGGGTTGGACGGGTGCCACCGCGACCTCGGCGGAGACCGCTGCCGTGGCCGCGGCGGTGGTCCCGCCGCCGCCCCCGCCGCCCCCGCCGCCCCCTGCGCCGACGCCGACACCCACGCCGGCACCGGTCCCGACGCCGCCCGCGCCCGCACCCGCGCCGGCCGTGATCACATGCCCGACGCCCAAGGTGAGCGGCACCTCCAAGGTGGGCAAAAAGCTGAAGGCGGTCATCGGCACCGTCTCGCCGACGGGCGTCACCGTGACGTACCAGTGGCTGCGCAACGGCAAGAAGATCAAGGCCGCGACCAAGGCCACCTACAAGCTCACCGCGGCCGACAAGGGCAAGAAGGTCAGCGTCAAGGCGACCTATGCGAAGGCGGGCCTGGCGACCGTGGTCAAGACCTCGGCGGGAAAGAAGGTGACCTGACCCGGGCCGGCTCAGCCCTGCGGCACCCCGGGCGCCGGCGTCCGCTGCCCCATGATCCAGCGGTCGAAGAACGCCGACAGCTCGCGCCCGGTCTCCTTCTCCCAGTGGTCGTAGATCTGCTCGCGCGACACCGAGGTGTTGTCGCGGTCGGCCAGCCACGAGCGGGCGCCGGCGTAGAACTCGTCGTCGCCGAGGTCCTGGCGGAGCTCGTTCCACATCAGCGCGGGCGTGTAGTAGATGTTGGAGCTGCCGAACTGGCGCGGGTCGTAGGCGCCGGGCGGACCGAACTCGTCGCGCAGCTGCTGGTCGGCGGAGCGGGCGAGGCGCACGCTCTGGCGCAGCGGCCGGAGGCCGTGCTCGTCCTCGTAGACCCACTGCAGCAGCATCGTCATGCCCTCGTTGAGCCAGACGTCGCGCCAGTCCGACGGCGAGACCTGGTCGCCGTACCACTGGTGGACGATCTCGTGGGCGATGACCTGCGGCGAGAGGACGTAGTCGTTGGTGCCGAGCGTGACCATCGTCTGGGTCTCCATCGCGCTCTGCGAGTCGGTGACGACGAGGCCGAGGGAGTCGAACGGGTAGTCGCCGAGCCGGGTCTCGACCCAGTCGACCGTCGCGGCCGCGGTCTTGATCGAGTCGAGCGGACGCTTCATGCCTCGCGGGGTCCAGTAGTCCACCCGCAGCCCGCCGTCGGAGGTGTTGCTGCTGTGGACGTAGTCGCCGATCCCGAGCGTGATGAGGTACGACGACGCCGGCTCGTCGAGCTGCCAGGACGTGGTCGTGCCGTCCGCGTCGCTGGTGAGCTCGGTGAGCTCGCCGTTGGAGATGCCGGTCCACTCCGACGGGGCGTGGACGGTGATGTCGTAGAGCGCCTTGTCGGACGGCTGGTCGTTGACGGGGTACCAGGTGTAGGCGCCGTAGGGCTCCTGCATCGTCCACACCTCGCCCTTGCGGGTCACCGTGAAGCCGATCGTGCTGAAGTCGCCTCGCGTGGTCGGGGCGGGGGCGGGCTCGGGCGTGCCGACGTAGTCGAGGCTGAGCTCGTAGCGCTGGTCCTCCTCGATCGGCGCGCGCAGCACGAGGTCCTTGCCGCGACGGGCGAAGGGGATCGGCTCGCCATCGAGGGCGACCTCGCCGACGGTGAGGCCCGACCCGAGGTCGAGCTGGAACCGTGGGGCCGTCCGGGCCGCACGGAAGGTGATGACCGCTTCGCCGGTGAGGTGCTCGGCGTCGGGCTCCCAGGTCAGGTCGAGCTCGTAGTGCAGCGCGTCGACGCGCGGGTCGCCGACAGCGGGGTAGACGCTGTCCTCGCGCGGCGTCGACACGGCGAGGTCGAGGTCGGGCTCCTCCGGCTCGCTCACCACCGGTCCGGAGGCGGGACCGTCCGACCTCTCGTCGTCGGGCGCCTCGCTGTCCGAGGACGCGGCGGCGGGAGGCGGGTCCTGCCGCTCCTCGGTGCCGGCGGACTCACCCGAGCACGCAGCCAGGACGGAGAGGGAGAGGGCCGCCGCCAGCACCCCGCGGACGCGGTGGTGCGTCACCGCTCACCGCGCAGCAGCGGCCGGGCGAGCTTGCGGCCGTGGTGGATCTGCGCCTTGACGGTGCCGAGCGGTGCGTCGACGAGCAGGGCGATCTCGTCGTACGGCAGGCCGTAGACGTCGCGCAGCAGCAGCGGCTCGACGAACTGGGGGTGCTCCTTCTCGATGGTCTCCATCGCCTCGAGCAGGTCGAGCCGGGTGCCCGCGATGACGCTGGTGGTGCGCGGATCGGGACGGTCGTGCGCGCCGTCCTCGAAGTCGGTCGGCGTGGCGAGGTTCTTCAGCCGGCGGTACGTCGTGCGCGCGCTGTTGACCGACACGATGTGCAGCCAGGTGGTGAACCGGCCGCGACCGCCCCACGACGCGATCTTGGTGGCGACGTTGAGCATCGCCTCCTGGCAGGCGTCCTCGGCGTCCCCCGAGTAGGGAAGCACCCCGCGGCAGATGTTCAGCACCCGCGGGCGCACCGCGGCGAGCAGCAGCTCGAGCGCGTCACGGTCGCCGTCCTGGGCGCGCCGCGCGAGCTCGTCGATGTCGTCTGGCGCCAGCGCGTCGCCCGGGTCCCCCGAATAGTCCACCCCTGCACGATAATGCCCGGGTGTCCGCTCCCTCTCGTCTCGGTCGTTACCCGGTGCGCCGTCGCATCGGGTCAGGAGCGTTCGCGACGGTCTGGCTCGCCTACGACGAGCACCTCGACAGCGCGGTCGCCATCAAGGTCCTCGCCGACAACTGGGCCGGCGACCACCACATCCGCCAGCGCTTCCTCGAGGAGGGCCGCTTCCTCCGCAAGGTGGAGTCGCCCCACGTCGTGACCGTCTACGACGCCGGCGAGCTGGAGGACGAGCGCCCCTACCTCGTGATGGCGTACGCCGACCAGGGCACGCTGGCCGACCTCATCGAGCTCTCCCCACTGACGCGGTCGCAGGCGGTGTCGGTGATCACGCAGGTCGGCCGTGGGCTCACCGCCCTCCACGACCGCGGCGTGCTGCACCGCGACGTGAAGCCCGCCAACGTGCTGTTCCGCACCGTGGAGAACGGACGCGGCGCACACATCGTGGCGATGCTCGGCGACCTCGGCCTCGGCAAGGCGATGGACATGTCCTCACGGCTCACCATGGCCGGCGGCACCCCCTCCTACGTGGCCCCCGAGCAGGCCCTCGGCGAGGGGCTGGACGCACGAGCCGACCAGTTCTCGCTCGCCGCCCTGAGCTACCACCTGCTGACGGGTCGCCAGCCCTACGCCCACGCGAGCCTCGCGGCCGCCGAGAACCCCGCTCCGCCCGCGCCGATGGAGATCGATGAGCCGGCCGTGGAGGAGGTGGTCCTCCGCGGCCTCGCCAAGGACCGCGAGGACCGGTTCCCGGACGTCGCGGCGTTCACTGCGGCCCTCGTGGAGGCCGTGGGCGAGCCGGTGGACGAGACGCCAGCGACCTGGGTCCCGGCCGACCCCGACCTGACCCGCGCCGCCGCCAGCACCGAGGCGACCGGGGTTGCCGGCGACCCGTCACCAGGTCCTCGCTCACGCCGTCGTCGATGGCCGTGGGTGGCGGCCGCCGTCCTGGCCCTCACCACAGGAACCGGCGCCGGCTGGGCGCTCGAGCGCACCGCCGCCTCCGAGGTGACCGTCAAGGACTCGACCGGCACGGTCTTCGTCACCGTGCCGTCCTCCTGGGCCCGCCAGGTGGACCCCGAGCAGTGGGTCCCGTTCGAGGGCCGCGCCGAGCAGGCATCGGTGGCCGCCGGCACCCGCTCGGGGTGGAACTCCGACGACGACCCCGGCGAGGGGGTCTTCGTCGGCGTCCTGCCCGGCGACCGGTTGCCGTCACGCGTGCCCGGCCACCCCGAGTGCTCGGTCCAGCGCGGCCCCTACTTCGACGAGAGGGGGGACGACGACTACATGACGGTCTTCTTCAGCGGGTGCCCCGGCGTCGACCTCACCGTCGAGCGCGTCATCCGGGTCAACCAGAACCAGCTGCTCTGGGTCCAGATCCGCACCGACGACCGTGGGATCGCCAACCGGGTCCTCGACTCCGTACGGGCCTCCGGAATCTGAGGCGGCCCGCTCAGCCGAGCCGGATGCCCGACCCGACCCGGGCGATCAGGTCGGCCATGCCCGGGTCGTCGACCTCCCGGCCGGTGACGGCGATCTCCACCTGGGCGTTGTCGGAGCCCGTGAGGTCGAGCCACCGCAGGTAGCCGTGGCGCAGGTGGTTGGACGTGATGAAGGTGAAGTGCAGGCTGTCGTTGGTCTGGTCGAGCACTTCGACGTTGGTCTCGTCCTCGCGGAGCTCGTCGATCCGTCGGTCGAGCGTCCACTCGATCGACCGGCGGTTGCTCAGCACCTGCTCCACCCGCAGGACGTAGCCGAAATCCGGCTGGCCGGGCGGTCGCCACTGCCACTCGTTCAGGGAGTTCTCGGAGAAGGTCCAGCCCTTCGGGACCGGCAAGGTCATCCGGAAGTCGCCGGCGCCGACCGACTGGGAGACCAGCGGGACCCCCGTCTCCAGCGCCGGGGTCGGCGGATCCGGCAGCAGCTCGGGGACCGGGTCGACCGGCAGGCTGGGTGAGGCGGGCACAGGTGCGGCCGTCCCGTCGCCCGACGGGTTCTTGCCCAGGACCCAGGACGCGCCGAACCCCGCCGCGACCCCGATGGCGAGCAGCAGCGCGAGCACTGCCGTCCCCCGCCAGTTCACGGCGCCAACCTAGTCCGTGGGGGTGTGCTCAGCCGACAGGCCCGCCGCCCGCCCCTTCCATGCCCTCGGCCACCCGGCGGATGAGGTCGCGCGTGCCGGGGACGTCCTTCTCACGGCCGTGCACGACGATCTCCACGTCGGCCTGGCCGCTGGCGTCGAGGTCGAGCCAGCGCATGAAGCTGTGCCGGGCGTTGCCCTCGTTGCTGCGGTAGGTGTACTCCAGCGTCTCCGCTCCGCGGTCGACGATGACCACGTCGTCCTGCTCGGCGCGCAGGCGCTCGATGCGGATGTTGATCGCGTCCTGGATCGTGATGTCCTGGCTGTTGATCTGCTCGATCCGCATCACGTACGTGTTGTTGGACGTGCCCGGCTTCTTCCACTTCCACTCGTTGCTGGCGTTGGCGTTGGTGCTCCACCCGACGGGCGCGGGGAAGGTGATCTCGAACTTGCCGGTGCCGACCTTCTGCGGGGCCATCGCGATGTCCGGCTCGAGCGGGGGGTCGGTCGGATCGGGGACGGGAGGCTGGGGCGCCTCGACCGGCATCTCGGGTGCCTGCGCGGGCACCGGGGCGGGGACGCCCGACCCGATGGATCCGTCGCGGCTCTGTGCGGACGCGGCGTAGCCGCCCCCGGCGCCGACCGCCAGGAGCGCGACCAGTACCGCCGGCCCCCGCCACTTCACGGCGCCATCATGTCAGCCCGGGTGGCTGGTCTGGTCCACCGAGCCGCGCCGGTGCGCCGGACGGCCGCCCGGGCGCACCATCGGGAGATGGGCTCCCGGTGGGCGTTGCGGGCGGGCCGCGCGTTCGACGGGGTGCGGTTCCTGCCGGACGGCGCCACGGTGCTCGTCGAGGGTGACCGGGTCGTCGGCGT is part of the Nocardioides cavernae genome and harbors:
- a CDS encoding M1 family metallopeptidase; protein product: MTHHRVRGVLAAALSLSVLAACSGESAGTEERQDPPPAAASSDSEAPDDERSDGPASGPVVSEPEEPDLDLAVSTPREDSVYPAVGDPRVDALHYELDLTWEPDAEHLTGEAVITFRAARTAPRFQLDLGSGLTVGEVALDGEPIPFARRGKDLVLRAPIEEDQRYELSLDYVGTPEPAPAPTTRGDFSTIGFTVTRKGEVWTMQEPYGAYTWYPVNDQPSDKALYDITVHAPSEWTGISNGELTELTSDADGTTTSWQLDEPASSYLITLGIGDYVHSSNTSDGGLRVDYWTPRGMKRPLDSIKTAAATVDWVETRLGDYPFDSLGLVVTDSQSAMETQTMVTLGTNDYVLSPQVIAHEIVHQWYGDQVSPSDWRDVWLNEGMTMLLQWVYEDEHGLRPLRQSVRLARSADQQLRDEFGPPGAYDPRQFGSSNIYYTPALMWNELRQDLGDDEFYAGARSWLADRDNTSVSREQIYDHWEKETGRELSAFFDRWIMGQRTPAPGVPQG
- a CDS encoding RNA polymerase sigma factor, encoding MDYSGDPGDALAPDDIDELARRAQDGDRDALELLLAAVRPRVLNICRGVLPYSGDAEDACQEAMLNVATKIASWGGRGRFTTWLHIVSVNSARTTYRRLKNLATPTDFEDGAHDRPDPRTTSVIAGTRLDLLEAMETIEKEHPQFVEPLLLRDVYGLPYDEIALLVDAPLGTVKAQIHHGRKLARPLLRGER
- a CDS encoding serine/threonine-protein kinase, whose translation is MSAPSRLGRYPVRRRIGSGAFATVWLAYDEHLDSAVAIKVLADNWAGDHHIRQRFLEEGRFLRKVESPHVVTVYDAGELEDERPYLVMAYADQGTLADLIELSPLTRSQAVSVITQVGRGLTALHDRGVLHRDVKPANVLFRTVENGRGAHIVAMLGDLGLGKAMDMSSRLTMAGGTPSYVAPEQALGEGLDARADQFSLAALSYHLLTGRQPYAHASLAAAENPAPPAPMEIDEPAVEEVVLRGLAKDREDRFPDVAAFTAALVEAVGEPVDETPATWVPADPDLTRAAASTEATGVAGDPSPGPRSRRRRWPWVAAAVLALTTGTGAGWALERTAASEVTVKDSTGTVFVTVPSSWARQVDPEQWVPFEGRAEQASVAAGTRSGWNSDDDPGEGVFVGVLPGDRLPSRVPGHPECSVQRGPYFDERGDDDYMTVFFSGCPGVDLTVERVIRVNQNQLLWVQIRTDDRGIANRVLDSVRASGI